A region of the Mytilus trossulus isolate FHL-02 chromosome 11, PNRI_Mtr1.1.1.hap1, whole genome shotgun sequence genome:
TTATCAACCAGGTGAGCAGACGCATTGTGCTTTCTTTTATAATGTCTCTGTAATGTATGCTTAAGTCCACATCGAGACCCACAAAACTCAcacacatacattttattactGTGATTAACCTGAATGTGTTTTTGTAGTTCATAATCCTTCACAAATGATTTCTCACAAATTTCACATAGGAATTTCATACCCAATGTGTGACATAGCTTGTGACGTTTGAGCTGCTCAGGATATTTGAATGCCTTGGTACAAAATGTGCATTGAAATGTTCGTTCTTTACCGTGAGAAAACATGTGTGTTTTCATATTTCCTTTCTGACTGAAACATTTCCCACATTCTGGACATGGATAGACTTCTTTAGCGTCACAGTGAAATAATTTCATATGTGACACAAGTCCTGGTTTTGAGGTTAAAATTTTCCCACATTCAGAACATTGATACTGTGTCTTCTTTTCATGAACACCTGCAATGTGAACTTTAAGATATTCTGGATAATGAAACTTTTTGTCACAATACGGACAAGATATGGACTTGTCGCCATGTACTTTCATGTGTTTGTTCAGATTACTAGTACTGAcaaaatttttcccacaaagaTGACACATATACTTTGCAGTTGATTCTTCTTCTTTTGATTCTTCGACATCACATGGATGGTCATCAAAAaggtcattttcaaaatatttactgCATTTTGGACACTGGGACACAATATCTGAATGTGTGACCATATGCAGTTGGAAtgtctttttacttttaaaatctcTTTTACAAAACTGACAATTAACACCTTCTGCTGTCACACATTGGTGAGTGTGTAAAGTGCCTATTTTTACGAATCGTTTATCACACTTTTCACAGTGATATGTGTGagtgtgtgtctggtaatgtTCTTTGTATTCCTTTGCTAAAAAGAACTCTTCTCCACAACGATCGCATTTTATTTTTCcttccattttgattttattcacTGCGAGACAGAATCTCTCATGATCATCCTTATCTTCCTGACTTTTCAGCCTTTTGCCACAAACCTCACATTCATGAGAATTACAGTGAACTTGTTTATGCTGGAGAAGATAATGCAAGTTTTTAAACGATTTGTTACATTCGCTACAGCTAAATTTGACTTGTTTTGTGCTGGAGTCGCTGTTTTCTGGTAGAGGCCTGCATTTATGTTCATCCAAACTGGGTTTTGTATCAAAGACTTGGAAACAGGCATCACAACAATGCATGCTGCATCTTGCTTCATGATTTTCCAATCCTAACTTTGTTCCAAAAGTTTTACTACATTTTCTGCATGAGAAAACACCGTAATCCTCGGCCTTGTCTGGACAACAAGTAGTAATATGACGAAGCAAAGAATCCTTCCGTGAAAAGCATTTCGCACACTtttcacatttataaatatcaGTGTGCATTGCAACATGGCGGAACAAGCTCTGTTCATTCCCAAATGTCTGGAAACAAATGTCACATGAATATCTGGATTTTTCCACATCAGGACAAACATGCTGGTTCCATTGGACCCGTTTTAAGAAAACTTGTTTACAATGTTCACATGTAATTCCAATCCTGTGTACTTGTAAATGATTCTCTGCTTCTACCAGGTCATAGAACTGTTCTTCACATTTAGAACAACTATAAATTGGATTACCTTCTGTCTGTTGTCCTGATTCAGTTGGCTCCTTTGTAATAATCTTAGCAGAAAAACGACATTCATGTTTTTGTAAACTTTCCTTCCTAGCAAAAGACTTGCCACAAGTTTCACACCTAAATTCACTTGTGTGTTTTGGAGCATGAAGACGCAAGTACCTTtcagtattatattttttattacagatgGTACAAACATATTCTTTACCATTGGGCGTATCTCTCACTTCCATTGGTATAGGTAGTAATCTTGcctttcttttcattttatctttttccttttttgatttggttattttcttgtgaatttttttggtgtcatcttttttatttttagagttTTCTTTTTCTGATTTCCCACTGCTTTTATCACTGCTCTCTTCATCATCTATGTTATCTATGTTAGTTTCTTCATCTATGATTTCTTTGCTAGTTCTTTCATCTTTTTTCTCATTGCTGATTTCTTCGTGGATGTTCTCTTGGCTGATTTCTTCATCTTGTTTCTCTATGCTGGTTTCTTCTTCCATGTTCTCTTTGCTGCTGGTTTCTCCATCTTTTTCTTTCTGTTCAGTTTCAACAGCTGATAATTTTCCATTCTCTTCTGTATCTCCTGCCTCTTCTgatgttttattaaattcttCATTCTTTCCCTGTTCACTCtcttttattgtattgtttgaCGCCACAAGATAATCAGAAGGAAACTCTGATGACTCTAACACTGCAGAACTGTACTCATTGTTTGATGTGACTTCCTCTGTTATAGCATTCGCATTCTCAACCTGATTGTCGTTGTCAGCTTGAATAGCTGGAGCatcaataatttcatttgtttcaGCAGCTGTGcttattaatttcattaatttcataTTCTGATCATCATCTACAATTTTGTCGTCAGTATCCTGAAATTCAACAGTGTTATCATCTGTATTTACTGTATCCAATTTCTCAAGCAATTCTCCTGCACAATCATTTCTCGGTTCATCTGACTGCTTTATACATTTCTCTGTTTCAAtctctttttcaaatatttttttcctttttgaacATGGAGACCCTGCAGTTTTACTACTCTTTTGAGATGGTCTGCCACGTTTTCTTTTAAGGGAAGATGACTCATCTTTATTTATGATCTCAACATGTACTTCTGCTGTGATTTCTTCAGGTTCTGTTTTAATTTGAGATTTTGTTAGCAGAAATTCTTCATCAACTAAGAACCCAGTAGTCCTTTTCCCCTTCAGTCTACGTTTCGGCAGAACTCGTAAGCGTGTCGGATCTTGAGGTTCTACTTTGAACATTTGGTAAGATTTAGGTGTGAATTCTTCATCATTCTCACAGCTATCTGTATCCTCTTTCTCCACTTTtcctgttttctttttctttggtaAAATCTTGATGACTTTGTCCACTTTTGGTAATCTTCCTCTTCTGCCAGACCCTGGTGGATTTATATGTTCTCTAATATGTTTTCCAAGCTCAATCTCCGTCATAAATCCTTCTCCACAACGTCGACATCTATAGTTTGTTATTGGTATCAACTGTTGTTCATCTTCTTCAGTCTGAAACAAAAAGTAGATTAAAATAGAGGTTCTCAGGAGTATGTGTTGTCAGTTAGGTATTTGTGCATCCCCAACATTGTGGACTAGAATAGTATTCATAACAAAAATCAGTTTCTTGTTGGTCTACTGTTTAATGTTTCTCGCTAtctacttttaaaaaagtttttaccCAAAACTTAGAAAAGGTGGGAATAAATTGTCATTGAACAGCAATCACTCCTAcaaatgatttcttcaaaaattcTCTTACTTGCAGATCTTAACTTACTGGTTATTTTGACCAATTACAATGTCGATTTGTCTATTATAGTTGTCAAGATAATGGgcaaaaatacttaaaattagtATAAATCTTCATTTTAGAGAGCAATAACTCAAATAAGGAGATGCCTGTCGATATAGATAATGTTGACTGACCATGTTTGCCTATTTAAGTTTTTATCTGTCTCTTATGATTTTTTGGATATAATACAAAAATCTCCCCCAAAAATGGGTAAATTGGAAACTTATTGGTGGGATTTTGGAgaaattacaatttaaacatGATGAAATGATTTAGTGTCCAAAATGGACGATAAGGAAGAACAAAATCGTTTTTCAAAGCTGACTATATGGTATGGGTaatgctcaatgttgaaggccatcCCGTTACCTATAGATGCTTACATttatgttatttggtctctagtagaaagtaaaatcacaaaaatactgaactcagagaggaaaatcaattaggaaagtccataatcacatggcaaaatcaaaaaacaaaacgcatcaaaaacgaatggacaagaactgtcatattcctgacttggtacaggcattttcaaatgtagaaaatggtggattaaacctggttctatagccctaaccctctcactttaataacagtctcatcaaattccgttacatttacatgatgcgttaaataaacagtcacaatcaataaaatagtcaaaatatgggaacatcagtcatcatcgtataacaatttaacaggacacaacaacatctactatctacgaacacatggattgatttgagtgtctgacgtcagaaaaattatatacgtcacataaatttgtcgttcaatgtgcatacaatagttatcaaaagtacctggattataaacaattttaaattttacataggcaatgagcgcagacagggttaaaaaatcaaaagtatgtaagaataaattacagaaatcaaactagtccaaaagttatacatagaatttatgagaatcaaaaacttttaaaaggaacaatttaacaggacacaaaaacctatccacgaacacatggatctacttgagtgtccgacgtcagaaaaattatatacgtcacataaatttgtcgttcaatgtgcatacaaacaattttaaaatttacataggcaatgtacgcatacagggttaaaaaatcaaaagtatgtaagaataaattacagaaatagaccgagattcaaactagtccaaaaattatacatagaatatatgagaatccaaaactttttaa
Encoded here:
- the LOC134691165 gene encoding PR domain zinc finger protein 15-like, producing the protein MMETPLEGCDVCGEDHATVLCPELGLQNSDLEDVVVTRARLTLPHTLQAVDLGNGEVTVYSTENLCKKTQFGPYEAKRTTHEFNDDGLFVLKILTKDGMNVSLDTTEESECNWMCLVQAATEAHQQNLIAYQLGTSIFYSTTRNIDPGTELHVWYAPQYARRLGKQPNPDGYSKVMLGMKVVYPSVDELAESQIIKNVVEEGSKHLNQPPEEAIENQQMEINTSLEQGMSQTEEDEQQLIPITNYRCRRCGEGFMTEIELGKHIREHINPPGSGRRGRLPKVDKVIKILPKKKKTGKVEKEDTDSCENDEEFTPKSYQMFKVEPQDPTRLRVLPKRRLKGKRTTGFLVDEEFLLTKSQIKTEPEEITAEVHVEIINKDESSSLKRKRGRPSQKSSKTAGSPCSKRKKIFEKEIETEKCIKQSDEPRNDCAGELLEKLDTVNTDDNTVEFQDTDDKIVDDDQNMKLMKLISTAAETNEIIDAPAIQADNDNQVENANAITEEVTSNNEYSSAVLESSEFPSDYLVASNNTIKESEQGKNEEFNKTSEEAGDTEENGKLSAVETEQKEKDGETSSKENMEEETSIEKQDEEISQENIHEEISNEKKDERTSKEIIDEETNIDNIDDEESSDKSSGKSEKENSKNKKDDTKKIHKKITKSKKEKDKMKRKARLLPIPMEVRDTPNGKEYVCTICNKKYNTERYLRLHAPKHTSEFRCETCGKSFARKESLQKHECRFSAKIITKEPTESGQQTEGNPIYSCSKCEEQFYDLVEAENHLQVHRIGITCEHCKQVFLKRVQWNQHVCPDVEKSRYSCDICFQTFGNEQSLFRHVAMHTDIYKCEKCAKCFSRKDSLLRHITTCCPDKAEDYGVFSCRKCSKTFGTKLGLENHEARCSMHCCDACFQVFDTKPSLDEHKCRPLPENSDSSTKQVKFSCSECNKSFKNLHYLLQHKQVHCNSHECEVCGKRLKSQEDKDDHERFCLAVNKIKMEGKIKCDRCGEEFFLAKEYKEHYQTHTHTYHCEKCDKRFVKIGTLHTHQCVTAEGVNCQFCKRDFKSKKTFQLHMVTHSDIVSQCPKCSKYFENDLFDDHPCDVEESKEEESTAKYMCHLCGKNFVSTSNLNKHMKVHGDKSISCPYCDKKFHYPEYLKVHIAGVHEKKTQYQCSECGKILTSKPGLVSHMKLFHCDAKEVYPCPECGKCFSQKGNMKTHMFSHGKERTFQCTFCTKAFKYPEQLKRHKLCHTLGMKFLCEICEKSFVKDYELQKHIQVNHSNKMYVCEFCGSRCGLKHTLQRHYKRKHNASAHLVDNAEYLESRYQEVDIDNSSMNRTNIVSMVELMPQAAAEALSSLSTSVGQQTVISNEVAQLISQDGTIVQLPGHDNMFTIPTSQGGGGDEQTVVILQIVNPQEQQIEVQEMETQVIDTMELETTSQDVTDYQYTENIISTS